From the genome of Eublepharis macularius isolate TG4126 chromosome 12, MPM_Emac_v1.0, whole genome shotgun sequence, one region includes:
- the SLC35G6 gene encoding solute carrier family 35 member G6, with translation MASAERPPPRATWTMADLCPFSPCCPLPPLRCPAWHCCCLSESMKGLLVALFGGGVPAGFVAPFARKAEASGIPSLEILLFRCILHLLFICRICWQRAHCCGPPEARRHALLHASINVISVGCAYSSFMVVPSGNATTVRKGSSTICSVLLALCIENTRLTGYDWFGLAGSTVGLLIMVIPDLMNLDRSTLLHDSLGYVWACMGGMSLALGLIIFRALDFPGKLVTAAFLFGGVGSLLCSPMMFLLQDPVMPVDPLTWTSLVVICVLALVSFLCSSYAVTKAHPALVCAVLHSEVVVTLAVQYCVLREAVTPFAVIGAGVILGSIAIITAQKISSDAPEDGEGVM, from the coding sequence ATGGCATCGGCAGAGAggcccccacccagagccacctgGACCATGGCAGACCTGTGCCCATTctctccttgctgccctctgccacctctgcgCTGCCCAGCATGGCactgctgctgcctgtcagaaAGCATGAAGGGACTGCTGGTCGCTCTCTTTGGGGGTGGAGTGCCAGCCGGCTTTGTGGCCCCCTTTGCCCGCAAGGCTGAAGCCTCGGGCATCCCCTCGCTGGAGATCCTCTTGTTCCGCTGCATCCTCCACCTACTCTTCATCTGTCGCATTTGCTGGCAAAGGGCCCACTGCTGTGGGCCCCCCGAGGCGCGCAGGCACGCCCTCCTCCATGCCTCCATCAACGTCATCTCCGTCGGCTGCGCCTACAGCTCCTTCATGGTGGTGCCCAGTGGAAACGCCACCACCGTCCGCAAGGGCTCTTCTACCATCTGCTCCGTCCTGCTGGCCTTGTGCATAGAAAACACCCGCTTGACGGGCTACGACTGGTTTGGGTTGGCGGGCAGCACCGTCGGCTTGCTCATCATGGTGATCCCAGACCTGATGAACCTGGACAGGAGCACCCTGCTCCACGACTCCTTGGGGTACGTCTGGGCTTGCATGGGAGGCATGTCGCTAGCCTTGGGCCTGATCATCTTCCGAGCTCTGGACTTCCCAGGCAAGCTGGTGACGGCAGCCTTCCTCTTTGGGGGGGTGGGAAGCCTCCTGTGCTCCCCGATGATGTTCCTCCTCCAAGACCCAGTCATGCCTGTGGATCCCCTcacctggacttctttggtggttatCTGCGTCCTCGCCTTGGTGTCTTTCTTGTGCTCCAGCTATGCTGTGACGAAAGCGCACCCGGCCCTGGTGTGCGCTGTGCTGCACTCGGAAGTGGTGGTGACCCTCGCTGTCCAGTACTGCGTGTTGCGTGAAGCGGTGACGCCCTTTGCTGTCATAGGGGCAGGGGTCATTCTAGGGAGCATTGCTATCATCACAGCCCAGAAGATCAGCAGCGATGCTCCTGAGGATGGTGAAGGGGTGATGTGA
- the LOC129340005 gene encoding basic proline-rich protein-like, with translation MRSAWPLSPPPPSGEARPCAAGLASAPGHLHPGPTPQLLGQAPQETEGGTLRPPAGKQPLQRPPGRDPSQPPPPGSEPGPPPPPPQACPAGVALRPRAPLPTPRSGAKLCPARPEGQPDPPPPPSSPGRPRSAGGAPGRARPGQGGGRPGAAGRGERGRLPAGERLEVAAQDGGFSPRHSCSQLLGPGRLALAPRSGSAAAFSPASPPPPPPPPLTSSLAGPGPASCAARPAGSAASAGRHLPPRSAPRPGGSERPRHAHAQPLDTTRGTCARGHLGPGSRAHLPGPS, from the coding sequence atgaGGTCAGCCTGgccgctctctccgcccccgccCAGCGGAGAGGCCCGGCCGTGTGCGGCTGGGCTGGCCTCCGCGCCAGGGCACTTGCACCCCGGCCCCACCCCGCAACTTCTCGGCCAGGCCCCGCAGGAGACGGAAGGAGGCACCCTCCGGCCCCCCGCGGGGAAGCAGCCGCTCCAGCGCCCCCCGGGCCGGGATCCATCCCAGCCGCCCCCTCCCGGGTCAGAGCCGGggccgccgccgccccctcccCAGGCCTGCCCCGCCGGAGTTGCGCTCCGTCCCCGCGCACCGCTCCCCACGCCGAGATCGGGGGCGAAACTTTGCCCCGCTCGGCCGGAGGGTCAGCCCGACCCGCCGCCGCCTCCGTCCTCGCCGGGCCGGCCGCGCAGCGCCGGAGGGGCGCCGGGCAGGGCTCGGCCCGGGCAGGGCGGCGGCCGTCCCGGAGCGGCGGGGAGAGGCGAGCGGGGGCGCCTACCTGCTGGCGAGCGTCTGGAGGTGGCAGCCCAAGATGGAGGCTTCTCTCCCCGCCATTCATGCTCGCAGCTGCTCGGCCCGGGCCGCCTCGCCCTCGCTCCGCGCTCCGGCTCCGCCGCCGCCTTCAGCCCagcctcgccgccgccgccgccgcctccccctcTGACATCATCGCTCGCCGGCCCCGGCCCGGCTTCGTGCGCAGCTCGGCCCGCTGGCAGCGCAGCCTCCGCAGGACGCCACCTGCCGCCCCGCTCCGCTCCCCGGCCCGGCGGTTCCGAGCGGCCGCGCCACGCCCACGCGCAGCCGCTCGACACGACACGGGGAACGTGTGCACGGGGTCACCTTGGGCCGGGCAGCCGAGCCCACCTGCCAGGGCCGTCGTGA